A genomic segment from Desulfobotulus mexicanus encodes:
- a CDS encoding transposase produces the protein MIYVKDHKQYDMFSPFEHLGPKRLALLESSWAHLFREEILHRLPVKKLFHLFDDGKGRPTKELHAMLGLVLLHQMEDLTDDQAIRQYALNIEWHYALNI, from the coding sequence ATGATCTACGTCAAAGACCACAAACAGTACGACATGTTCAGCCCGTTTGAGCATCTTGGTCCAAAGAGGCTGGCTCTTCTGGAGTCATCATGGGCGCATCTGTTTCGTGAAGAAATCCTCCACAGACTTCCGGTCAAGAAACTGTTTCATCTCTTTGACGACGGGAAGGGTCGGCCTACCAAGGAACTCCATGCCATGCTCGGACTTGTTTTGTTACACCAGATGGAGGATCTGACTGATGATCAGGCTATTCGGCAATATGCCCTTAATATCGAGTGGCACTATGCACTGAACATT